One window from the genome of Candidatus Rokuibacteriota bacterium encodes:
- a CDS encoding 4Fe-4S dicluster domain-containing protein translates to MSKSARARVLDDAVWEEVVEGTRGLAAPCFQCGVCTAVCPWGLVQKDPVSIRRLIRLAQLGVEGWGAAIWLCTTCGACEALCPRGVPVSEVLLALRGLAWKRRAVPKGLATMLWAVHWDGNPWDQPPSSRTAWAKGLDVPSFSGDQELLLYVGCTAAYDRRSQKVARSLVRLLRDAGVSFGILPDEPCCGEAVRMVGQEEYLAELMETTATRFREARVRRLVALSPHCFDMFRNRYPFCAELEVLHYTELLASLVEEGRLRFRKETPVTVTYHDPCYLGRRHGIYDPPRKLLGAIPGVTVVEMACSREYALCCGGGGGRMWLETQAGERFGEFRVRQARETEAELLVTACPFCLLCLEDGAKVLGEDRLKVLDLAELACQALGDTPAPE, encoded by the coding sequence ATGAGTAAGTCGGCTCGGGCTCGCGTCCTCGACGACGCCGTGTGGGAGGAGGTCGTCGAGGGGACCCGCGGTCTGGCTGCCCCGTGCTTTCAGTGCGGGGTCTGCACCGCGGTCTGCCCGTGGGGGCTGGTCCAGAAGGACCCGGTGAGCATCCGGCGGCTGATCCGCCTGGCCCAGCTCGGCGTCGAAGGCTGGGGCGCGGCCATCTGGCTCTGCACGACGTGCGGGGCTTGCGAGGCTCTCTGTCCGCGGGGCGTCCCGGTGAGCGAGGTGCTCCTGGCTCTCCGCGGACTGGCGTGGAAGCGACGGGCGGTCCCGAAAGGCCTTGCGACCATGCTCTGGGCGGTCCACTGGGATGGAAACCCCTGGGATCAGCCGCCCTCCTCCCGGACGGCGTGGGCCAAGGGCCTCGACGTGCCGTCGTTCTCGGGCGACCAGGAACTCCTCCTCTACGTCGGCTGCACGGCCGCCTACGATCGCCGGAGCCAGAAGGTCGCCCGGAGCCTCGTGAGGCTGCTCCGCGACGCAGGGGTGAGCTTCGGCATTCTCCCCGACGAGCCCTGCTGCGGTGAGGCGGTGCGGATGGTGGGCCAGGAGGAGTATCTGGCGGAGCTGATGGAGACGACCGCCACGCGCTTCAGGGAGGCTCGAGTCCGGCGCCTGGTTGCCCTCTCTCCCCACTGCTTCGACATGTTCCGCAATCGCTACCCGTTCTGCGCCGAGCTGGAGGTCCTGCACTACACGGAGCTGCTGGCCTCCCTGGTGGAAGAGGGCCGCCTCCGGTTCAGGAAAGAGACCCCGGTGACGGTCACCTACCACGACCCGTGCTACCTCGGGCGGCGGCACGGCATCTACGATCCGCCCCGGAAGCTCCTCGGCGCCATCCCGGGCGTGACGGTGGTTGAGATGGCGTGCAGCCGCGAGTACGCCCTCTGCTGCGGTGGCGGGGGCGGGCGCATGTGGCTCGAAACGCAAGCCGGGGAACGCTTCGGAGAGTTCAGGGTCCGGCAGGCCCGGGAGACGGAAGCCGAGCTGCTGGTCACAGCCTGTCCGTTCTGTCTCCTCTGCCTCGAGGACGGCGCCAAAGTGCTCGGGGAAGACCGGCTCAAGGTCCTCGACCTCGCCGAGTTGGCCTGCCAGGCACTCGGCGACACCCCTGCTCCAGAATGA